The following are encoded in a window of Halosolutus halophilus genomic DNA:
- a CDS encoding putative manganese transporter, translating into MNELLVVLLESLRDSYVQVSAFVAVTVLAFGLAQYRTDGALLAAIEDNERLQVLFGGLLGLTPGCGGAIVVMPLYVRGTVSFGTVVATLGATAGDSAFVILALAPEAAIYAYAIAFAASVATGYLVDSVGLGVSRIDAAVAQLSPAMADGGTVVNSGVGSNPAHDYGCPAPTHAHESGPDRRSRVLTPLSHFAHVAWWVAAVAGLVLGTIYLLRGGPEVALAPGIGFDGLFTVVGIAGAVLSLYLYAIGRHYVGEGEIARARDSFGSVYDTLTHAAMETSFVTVWVLVAFLIYEYAVLLTGLNVATVAAAAGVLAPIGGAAVGLIPGCGPQILLASVYAEGGLPFSALTANAIAQDGDALFPLLAVDARAAIVATIYNFLPAVVVGVALNLLWGPVFGMPEFGFGVL; encoded by the coding sequence ATGAACGAACTGCTCGTCGTTCTCCTCGAATCGCTCCGGGATAGCTACGTCCAGGTGAGCGCGTTCGTCGCGGTGACGGTCCTGGCGTTCGGACTGGCCCAGTACCGGACCGACGGCGCGCTCCTCGCCGCGATCGAGGACAACGAGCGCCTGCAGGTGCTGTTCGGCGGCCTCCTCGGGTTGACCCCCGGCTGTGGCGGCGCGATCGTCGTCATGCCGCTGTACGTTCGCGGAACGGTCAGCTTCGGGACCGTCGTCGCGACGCTCGGCGCGACCGCTGGCGACTCGGCGTTCGTCATCCTCGCGCTCGCCCCGGAAGCCGCGATTTACGCCTACGCGATCGCCTTCGCGGCATCGGTCGCCACCGGCTACCTCGTCGATTCAGTTGGCCTCGGCGTCTCCCGCATCGACGCGGCCGTCGCACAGCTCTCGCCCGCGATGGCCGACGGCGGCACCGTTGTCAACAGTGGCGTCGGGTCCAATCCCGCCCACGACTACGGCTGTCCGGCACCCACCCACGCCCACGAATCGGGGCCGGACCGCCGCTCTCGGGTGCTCACTCCACTCTCCCACTTCGCCCACGTCGCGTGGTGGGTGGCCGCCGTCGCGGGGCTCGTCCTCGGGACGATCTACCTGCTCCGCGGCGGTCCCGAAGTCGCGCTCGCACCCGGGATCGGCTTCGACGGCCTGTTCACGGTCGTCGGGATCGCCGGCGCGGTGCTGTCGCTGTACCTCTACGCGATCGGTCGCCACTACGTCGGCGAGGGAGAGATCGCACGCGCTCGAGACTCCTTCGGGTCGGTCTACGACACGCTCACCCACGCGGCGATGGAGACCAGTTTCGTCACCGTCTGGGTGCTCGTGGCCTTCCTCATCTACGAGTACGCCGTCCTCCTCACGGGGCTAAACGTCGCCACCGTCGCCGCGGCCGCGGGCGTCCTCGCCCCGATCGGCGGCGCGGCCGTCGGCCTGATCCCCGGTTGCGGCCCGCAGATCCTGCTGGCGAGCGTCTACGCCGAAGGCGGCCTGCCCTTCTCGGCGCTGACTGCCAACGCGATCGCGCAGGACGGCGACGCGCTGTTCCCGCTGCTGGCCGTCGACGCCAGAGCGGCGATCGTCGCGACGATCTACAACTTCCTGCCCGCCGTCGTCGTCGGCGTCGCGCTCAACCTGCTCTGGGGACCCGTCTTCGGCATGCCGGAGTTCGGATTCGGCGTGCTCTGA